A section of the Rhizobium sp. BT03 genome encodes:
- a CDS encoding ABC transporter substrate-binding protein: protein MHKLLLAGTMLMAMTGVVDARDIVVAQSSDLRSNNPGVNRDGNTDGVILHIVEGLVGYANNGEVKPLLAKSFEVSADGLTYSFKLRDGVKFHSGKTLTADDVVWNWNRYLKPETKWTCLPDFDGSGTVHVTGVKAADASTVTITLEKPSAVFLGLLSRPECGYTGMISPESVGADGSFIKPIGTGPFKWDEWKKGEYIRLAKFDDYVSPENDGKPDGMVGSKRPLVDGIKFMVIPDASTVKAGLQSGVLDTAEISPDLIPEFKTSDTMQLIVARNNGKNLFYIQTRDKVLGNPGVRRAMAMALDLDQLVEAASNGTGAANGSMVSQDSLYFDDVQKKRLPYDIEAAKKELAEAGYKGEPITIIANKRSNVPSFPAAVMAQAMMQQAGLNVQIEVLDYATQVDRRRSGNYQIISQSVAPRLDPALMYGFYVGNKDKNASLMWDDPKAVELMKAAYAEPDRTKRQAIFDEFHTLMLKEMPGIFLYDMVDVWGATKKLKGQPVWQSNARLWEVSLDD, encoded by the coding sequence ATGCATAAGCTTCTTCTTGCAGGCACCATGTTGATGGCGATGACCGGCGTGGTCGACGCCCGCGACATCGTCGTGGCTCAAAGCTCCGACCTGCGCAGCAACAATCCGGGCGTCAATCGCGACGGCAATACCGATGGCGTCATCCTGCATATCGTCGAAGGGCTCGTCGGCTATGCCAACAACGGCGAGGTCAAGCCGCTGCTGGCAAAGAGCTTCGAAGTCTCGGCGGACGGGCTGACCTATAGCTTCAAATTGCGCGACGGCGTCAAATTCCACAGCGGCAAGACATTGACCGCCGATGACGTCGTGTGGAACTGGAACCGCTATCTCAAGCCCGAAACGAAATGGACCTGCCTGCCCGATTTCGACGGCAGCGGCACCGTGCATGTTACCGGCGTCAAGGCAGCCGATGCCTCCACCGTCACCATCACGCTGGAAAAGCCATCCGCGGTTTTCCTTGGCCTCCTGTCGCGCCCCGAATGCGGTTACACCGGGATGATCTCCCCGGAATCGGTCGGCGCGGACGGAAGCTTCATCAAGCCGATCGGCACCGGACCCTTCAAATGGGATGAATGGAAGAAGGGCGAATATATCCGTCTCGCCAAGTTCGACGATTATGTTTCGCCGGAGAATGACGGCAAGCCTGACGGCATGGTCGGCTCCAAGCGCCCTCTCGTCGATGGCATCAAGTTCATGGTCATTCCCGATGCTTCGACTGTGAAAGCCGGCCTTCAGTCCGGCGTGCTCGATACCGCGGAAATTTCGCCGGATCTCATTCCCGAATTCAAGACGAGCGACACGATGCAATTGATCGTGGCCCGTAACAACGGCAAAAACCTGTTCTACATCCAGACGCGCGACAAGGTTCTGGGCAACCCCGGCGTGCGCCGCGCCATGGCGATGGCACTCGATCTCGACCAGCTCGTCGAGGCCGCCTCCAATGGCACCGGCGCCGCCAACGGTTCGATGGTTTCGCAAGATTCGCTCTATTTCGACGATGTCCAGAAGAAGCGTCTGCCCTACGACATCGAGGCCGCGAAGAAGGAGCTGGCGGAAGCTGGCTACAAGGGCGAGCCGATTACCATCATCGCCAACAAGCGCAGCAACGTGCCGAGCTTCCCGGCCGCGGTGATGGCGCAGGCCATGATGCAGCAGGCGGGTCTCAATGTGCAGATCGAGGTACTCGACTATGCGACGCAGGTCGATCGCCGCCGGTCCGGCAACTACCAGATCATCTCGCAATCGGTCGCGCCGCGGCTCGATCCGGCGCTGATGTACGGCTTCTATGTCGGCAACAAGGACAAGAACGCTTCCCTGATGTGGGATGATCCGAAGGCCGTCGAGTTGATGAAGGCCGCCTATGCGGAGCCCGACCGGACGAAGCGTCAGGCGATCTTCGACGAGTTTCACACGCTGATGCTCAAGGAAATGCCGGGCATCTTCCTCTATGACATGGTCGATGTCTGGGGCGCGACCAAGAAGCTGAAAGGTCAGCCCGTCTGGCAATCGAATGCCCGTCTTTGGGAAGTTTCGCTCGACGATTGA
- a CDS encoding class A beta-lactamase-related serine hydrolase: MTTMIESAKLAERLNAICDAQPFVTRFMVRALSSGETIGRGADEETPSASTRKTSIMMAALKAAHEGRLDLDERITYEKRFAEEVASGMFRYLSPGIVISLRDAITGMMVLSDNVCTKMVFERLTLEEVDSYCKSIGMTGTNHRFLIPPLALSPDHSLKAVTTTTARDQVYLLQTILDAQDSREAADRLGCSQALSVYALQTLKNQILRYAIPSRLPFGVLVAHKGGTGKRGRMNAGIVYRDGSPFYIIAAYTDDVPQEMPDGTPGYTVALETIGRLSRACWDEFQS, from the coding sequence ATGACGACGATGATTGAATCCGCAAAGCTCGCAGAGCGATTGAACGCCATCTGCGACGCCCAGCCTTTCGTGACACGCTTCATGGTGCGTGCGCTTTCAAGCGGTGAAACGATCGGCAGGGGCGCGGACGAGGAAACGCCCTCCGCCAGCACCCGAAAGACCTCGATCATGATGGCAGCCTTGAAGGCCGCCCATGAAGGCCGCCTCGATCTCGACGAACGGATCACCTACGAAAAGCGTTTCGCCGAGGAAGTGGCGAGCGGGATGTTCCGCTATCTCAGCCCCGGTATCGTCATATCGTTGCGCGACGCCATCACCGGCATGATGGTGCTGAGCGACAATGTCTGCACCAAGATGGTCTTCGAAAGGCTGACGCTCGAAGAGGTCGACAGCTATTGCAAGTCGATCGGCATGACCGGCACCAACCATCGCTTCCTCATCCCGCCCTTGGCGCTGTCGCCCGATCATTCATTGAAGGCCGTCACCACGACGACGGCGCGCGATCAGGTCTATCTGCTGCAGACCATCCTGGATGCGCAGGATTCGCGGGAAGCCGCCGACCGGCTCGGCTGCTCGCAGGCGCTCAGCGTCTATGCGCTTCAAACCCTGAAGAACCAGATCCTGCGTTATGCCATTCCCTCCCGGCTGCCGTTTGGCGTGCTCGTCGCCCACAAGGGCGGCACGGGAAAGCGCGGCCGCATGAATGCCGGCATCGTCTATCGCGACGGTTCCCCCTTCTACATCATCGCCGCCTATACCGACGACGTGCCGCAGGAAATGCCGGACGGCACGCCCGGCTACACAGTCGCGCTTGAAACCATCGGCAGACTCTCACGCGCCTGCTGGGATGAATTCCAATCCTAA
- a CDS encoding ABC transporter ATP-binding protein, translating into MTNETLLNVRNLSLQVTGTGVQVVKNVSFDIAAGEIFGIVGESGSGKTLATRALISLLPAPIKAIGGSVAYKGRDVLSMNGAQLRQLRGAEIGVVFQEPMTSLNPSMTVGRQLEEGLRLHTKLSQEERRSRILDMLNRVGIRDPAGALTSYPHEFSGGMRQRIMLASVMLLKPALLIADEPTTALDAVIQRDVMELMVELTQAEGTAVLLISHDLPMVARYTNRIVVMEKGVIVEEGRTADLLDAPKRPYTKKLLSSLPFRGERRTIDKTKAPMVSARDIVVDYPGRRSLMKKATPKRALHGVSIDIHEGEVVALVGGSGSGKTTLGRTIAGLVRESEGDIRFKGRSRDDDWMDYRLNCQMVFQDPYSSLNPRMTIVALVEEALRLVPDLDAAAKRKRALETLEEVGLGADYAERYPHELSGGQRQRVAIARAIARRPKFLIADEPVSALDVTVRAQVLELLSDLQKRYGFSCLFISHDLGVVEQVADRVVVMQDGRIIEEGDRDTVFDCPKEAYTQRLLSAIPALDHNAQGGVILKWRLEN; encoded by the coding sequence ATGACCAATGAAACGCTTTTGAATGTCCGCAACCTGTCGCTGCAGGTCACGGGGACCGGTGTGCAGGTCGTCAAGAACGTCAGCTTCGACATTGCCGCAGGCGAGATCTTCGGCATCGTCGGAGAAAGCGGCTCGGGCAAGACGCTGGCAACACGCGCGCTGATCTCGCTGCTGCCGGCACCGATCAAGGCGATCGGCGGCTCCGTCGCCTACAAGGGACGCGACGTGCTTTCGATGAACGGCGCGCAATTGCGCCAATTGCGGGGCGCGGAAATCGGTGTCGTCTTCCAGGAGCCGATGACTTCGCTCAATCCCTCGATGACCGTCGGCCGCCAACTCGAAGAAGGGTTGCGGCTGCACACGAAACTTTCGCAGGAAGAACGGCGCAGCCGGATCCTCGACATGCTGAACCGGGTCGGGATCCGCGATCCCGCCGGGGCGCTCACGTCCTACCCGCATGAATTCTCAGGCGGCATGCGCCAACGCATCATGCTGGCATCGGTCATGCTGCTGAAACCGGCGCTGTTGATTGCCGACGAGCCGACGACCGCGCTCGACGCGGTGATCCAGCGCGACGTCATGGAATTGATGGTCGAACTGACACAGGCGGAAGGCACCGCCGTGCTGCTGATCAGTCACGATCTGCCGATGGTTGCCCGCTATACCAACCGCATCGTCGTCATGGAAAAGGGCGTGATCGTCGAAGAAGGACGCACCGCCGATCTGCTCGACGCACCCAAGCGTCCCTATACCAAGAAATTGCTTTCCTCCCTGCCGTTCCGCGGAGAGAGGCGGACGATCGACAAGACCAAGGCGCCGATGGTCTCGGCGCGGGATATCGTCGTCGACTATCCGGGCCGGCGGTCGCTGATGAAGAAGGCAACGCCGAAGCGGGCACTGCATGGCGTCAGCATCGATATCCACGAGGGCGAAGTCGTGGCGCTTGTCGGTGGTTCCGGTTCCGGCAAAACCACGCTCGGCCGCACCATCGCCGGACTGGTCCGCGAGAGCGAGGGCGATATCCGGTTCAAGGGACGCAGCCGCGACGACGACTGGATGGACTACCGGCTGAATTGCCAGATGGTGTTTCAGGACCCTTATTCCTCGCTCAATCCGCGCATGACCATCGTAGCACTCGTCGAGGAAGCGCTGCGGCTCGTTCCCGATCTCGACGCTGCGGCAAAGCGCAAGCGCGCCCTGGAGACGCTTGAAGAAGTCGGGCTTGGGGCCGACTATGCGGAGCGCTATCCGCATGAGCTTTCGGGCGGCCAGCGTCAGCGCGTGGCGATTGCCCGGGCCATTGCGCGCCGGCCGAAATTCCTGATCGCCGACGAGCCGGTCTCGGCGCTTGACGTGACGGTCAGGGCGCAGGTGCTCGAACTCCTGTCCGATCTGCAAAAACGCTACGGCTTTTCCTGCCTGTTCATCAGCCACGATCTCGGCGTGGTCGAACAGGTGGCCGATCGCGTCGTCGTCATGCAGGACGGCCGGATCATCGAGGAGGGCGACCGCGATACGGTTTTCGACTGCCCGAAGGAGGCCTATACGCAACGGCTTCTCTCGGCCATCCCCGCTCTGGACCACAATGCCCAGGGCGGCGTGATCCTCAAATGGCGCCTGGAGAACTGA
- a CDS encoding ABC transporter permease, which produces MKNVTFNGFIGSILIAALLISAAIGLFWTPYDPMKLGFTARLAAPSSAHWLGTDEFGRDVLSRLIVGARASVWIGTLTVTFATVCGTLIGLVSGYARGWIDAVIMAVNNALLAFPGILLALGLLAVFGANQYGIIFALGIAYSPSMARVVRGAVLSLREREFIEASKVMGNGELYTMFRHILPNCVAPITVLATSMFGWAILSESALSFLGLGVPPPAPTWGNMLAAGRPFIEQAVWLGLFPGLAIALTLLGINLLGDALRDRLDPRMRGLK; this is translated from the coding sequence ATGAAAAACGTCACCTTCAACGGCTTCATCGGCAGCATTCTGATTGCCGCATTGCTGATCTCCGCTGCGATCGGCCTCTTCTGGACCCCGTATGATCCGATGAAGCTCGGCTTCACGGCACGGCTGGCGGCGCCAAGCAGCGCCCACTGGCTCGGAACCGACGAATTCGGCCGCGACGTGCTCAGCCGCCTGATCGTCGGCGCCCGGGCGAGCGTCTGGATCGGCACCTTGACGGTCACATTCGCAACCGTCTGCGGCACGCTGATCGGTCTCGTCAGCGGTTACGCCCGCGGCTGGATCGATGCCGTCATCATGGCCGTCAACAACGCGCTTCTCGCCTTTCCGGGCATTCTTCTGGCGCTTGGATTGCTCGCCGTCTTCGGCGCCAACCAATATGGCATCATCTTCGCGCTGGGCATTGCCTATTCTCCGTCGATGGCCCGCGTTGTCCGGGGTGCAGTCCTGTCGCTGCGCGAGCGGGAATTCATCGAGGCCTCGAAGGTGATGGGCAATGGCGAGCTCTACACCATGTTCCGCCATATCCTTCCCAATTGCGTCGCCCCGATCACCGTGCTTGCGACCTCGATGTTCGGCTGGGCGATCCTTTCGGAAAGCGCGCTCAGCTTTCTCGGTCTCGGCGTTCCGCCACCGGCGCCGACCTGGGGCAACATGCTGGCCGCCGGCCGGCCGTTCATCGAGCAGGCGGTCTGGCTGGGTCTGTTCCCGGGCCTGGCGATCGCCCTGACGCTCCTCGGCATCAATCTTCTGGGCGACGCTCTTCGGGACAGACTCGATCCGCGGATGAGGGGGCTGAAATGA
- a CDS encoding ABC transporter permease yields MLKFVLNRLLMALPTIVLVSVTVFTLIRFIPGDPAALMLGDMAEPAQIAAMRSELGLDKSLPQQFLIWTANVVQGDFGSSIVNGEAVLPLVVSRFLVSAEIVIVAVLLASLIAVPAGVIAAWRQNSLTDLALVGTATILLSIPTFWLGLLLLLFFGLQLGWLPVLGYVSIGSNVTGGLLYLVLPIMTLVIHEMGVLIRMARASTLEVLRLDYITHARAKGLSESAVLWRHAFKNAFGPTWTVIGLILGNLLGGIAVIETVFTIPGLGRLMVDSIFARDYPVIQGCLLFVSLSYVLVNLVVDLLYPLFDPRVVAE; encoded by the coding sequence ATGCTGAAATTCGTTCTGAACCGCCTGCTGATGGCCTTGCCGACGATCGTCCTCGTTTCGGTGACCGTCTTCACGCTGATCCGCTTCATACCCGGCGATCCGGCGGCACTGATGCTGGGGGATATGGCTGAGCCGGCCCAGATCGCGGCGATGCGCTCGGAACTCGGCCTCGACAAATCGTTGCCGCAACAGTTCCTGATCTGGACCGCCAATGTCGTCCAGGGTGACTTCGGCAGCTCGATCGTCAACGGCGAGGCGGTTTTGCCGCTCGTCGTATCGCGCTTTCTGGTCAGCGCCGAAATCGTCATCGTCGCCGTTCTTCTGGCAAGCCTCATCGCCGTGCCGGCCGGCGTCATCGCCGCCTGGCGGCAGAACAGTCTGACGGATCTGGCGCTGGTCGGCACGGCAACGATCCTGCTGTCGATCCCGACATTCTGGCTCGGTCTCCTGCTTCTGCTTTTCTTCGGCTTGCAACTCGGCTGGCTACCGGTCCTCGGCTATGTCTCGATCGGCAGCAACGTCACCGGCGGCCTGCTCTACCTGGTGCTGCCGATCATGACCCTGGTCATTCACGAGATGGGTGTGTTGATCCGCATGGCACGCGCCTCGACGCTGGAAGTGCTGCGTCTAGACTATATCACCCACGCCCGGGCCAAGGGGCTTTCCGAAAGCGCCGTCCTTTGGCGGCACGCCTTCAAGAACGCCTTCGGCCCGACCTGGACGGTCATCGGCCTGATCCTCGGCAACCTGCTCGGCGGCATCGCCGTCATCGAGACGGTCTTCACCATTCCGGGGCTCGGACGGCTGATGGTCGACAGCATTTTTGCCCGCGATTACCCCGTCATCCAGGGGTGTCTGCTGTTCGTCTCGCTTTCCTATGTGCTGGTCAATTTGGTCGTCGACCTGCTCTATCCCTTGTTCGATCCGCGGGTAGTTGCCGAATGA
- a CDS encoding LysR family transcriptional regulator, with protein sequence MNIKQLEVLRTLLATGSTIATAKTMGLSQSGVSRLLQQLEADLSMSLFVRDKGRLVPTPEALLLARDAENILLAVDRMSGHAEDLRSGAAGPEIVRIGLPSSMWEHFAPAMLADYISDFPGVRIETFFETTTAINKLVEQRVIDFGFLRMEGESGPGIEVERVATGESVCVVPKDHPLAKLEEITVRNLRDVPLILIGRQRPNRMALDQTFRRAGVKQIVKIETHTNSSACSYVAHGLGVTIISSFYANLYRHLPVVHRPFVPRATQEFGLARAVGTPLSIAAHALSDALKRQIQLSQKDV encoded by the coding sequence ATGAATATCAAGCAACTGGAAGTCCTGCGCACGCTCCTGGCGACAGGGTCGACGATTGCCACGGCAAAGACGATGGGTCTCAGCCAGTCCGGCGTCAGCCGCCTCCTCCAGCAGCTCGAGGCGGATCTTTCGATGTCGCTTTTCGTGCGCGACAAAGGCCGTCTCGTCCCCACCCCCGAGGCCCTGCTTCTTGCCCGCGATGCCGAAAACATCTTGCTGGCGGTCGACCGAATGTCGGGCCATGCCGAGGACTTACGAAGCGGCGCCGCCGGCCCGGAGATCGTCCGCATCGGTCTGCCGAGCAGCATGTGGGAGCATTTCGCGCCGGCAATGCTGGCCGATTACATCAGTGATTTCCCCGGCGTGCGGATCGAAACCTTCTTCGAGACGACGACCGCGATCAACAAGCTCGTCGAGCAGCGGGTGATCGATTTCGGCTTTCTGCGCATGGAGGGCGAGAGCGGACCGGGCATCGAGGTCGAGCGCGTCGCGACCGGCGAAAGCGTCTGCGTCGTTCCGAAGGATCATCCTCTTGCGAAGCTGGAGGAAATCACGGTCAGGAATTTGCGCGACGTGCCCCTCATTCTGATTGGCCGACAGCGGCCGAACCGTATGGCGCTCGACCAGACCTTCCGGCGGGCCGGCGTCAAGCAGATCGTCAAGATCGAGACGCATACCAACAGTTCGGCCTGTTCCTACGTCGCGCATGGCCTGGGGGTCACGATCATCAGCAGCTTCTATGCGAATCTCTATCGCCACCTGCCGGTGGTTCACCGTCCCTTCGTGCCGCGCGCGACCCAGGAGTTCGGATTGGCGAGGGCGGTCGGGACGCCGCTCTCGATTGCCGCCCACGCTCTGAGTGACGCCTTGAAACGACAAATCCAGCTTTCACAAAAAGACGTTTAA
- a CDS encoding LysR family transcriptional regulator, whose amino-acid sequence MFKFPEVRNLMRFAGRAIDIGDRMARDTSAAISLKHIEAYDAIAATGSTIAASVELGISQSNASRLLQQLEDYLGVRLFDREKNRLQPTREGLQLGPEIRAISDRLRALKTAAMELESGRSRDIMLRLAFPSSLSSTRIPKLVKNFLAANGPMRVEVASGSYLAIERMVADGEADLGFARLPLMSPGLKPEKIMSSRVICALHNDHPKAGSRQLSVGDLKGQDLIMLNRERPVRHELEALFYKAGIRQRPLLEAHSVASACALAGQGLGIALVGEIIAREYATLPLQFIPLEPELPVAYALISGEKFPMPKAASLFLQSISDWA is encoded by the coding sequence ATGTTCAAATTTCCTGAGGTCCGCAATCTTATGCGGTTTGCGGGTAGGGCTATCGATATTGGGGATAGAATGGCGCGAGACACGAGTGCGGCGATCAGCCTGAAGCATATCGAGGCCTATGACGCCATCGCTGCAACGGGCTCGACGATCGCCGCTTCCGTCGAGCTCGGGATCTCGCAATCGAACGCCAGCCGCTTGCTGCAGCAACTGGAAGACTATCTCGGCGTCCGGCTTTTCGACCGGGAAAAGAACCGGCTTCAACCGACCCGCGAGGGGCTGCAGCTCGGCCCGGAAATCCGGGCCATTTCCGACCGGCTGCGGGCCTTGAAAACGGCGGCGATGGAGCTCGAGAGCGGTCGCTCGCGCGACATCATGCTGCGGCTCGCCTTTCCCTCCAGCCTTTCCTCGACACGCATTCCGAAGCTGGTGAAGAATTTTCTCGCCGCAAATGGCCCAATGCGTGTTGAAGTCGCTTCCGGCAGCTATCTCGCCATCGAACGGATGGTGGCCGATGGCGAGGCCGATCTCGGTTTCGCGCGTCTGCCGCTGATGAGCCCGGGATTGAAGCCGGAGAAGATCATGTCGTCGCGGGTCATCTGCGCCCTGCACAACGATCATCCGAAGGCCGGCAGCCGGCAATTGTCGGTCGGCGACCTGAAGGGGCAGGATCTGATCATGCTGAACAGGGAGCGCCCAGTTCGCCATGAACTGGAGGCTTTGTTCTACAAGGCCGGCATCCGTCAGCGCCCGCTGCTCGAAGCGCATTCGGTGGCGAGCGCCTGCGCGCTGGCCGGCCAGGGGCTCGGCATTGCACTGGTCGGCGAGATCATCGCCCGCGAATATGCGACGCTGCCGCTGCAGTTCATTCCGCTCGAACCGGAACTGCCGGTTGCCTATGCGCTGATCAGCGGAGAGAAATTTCCGATGCCGAAGGCCGCCAGCCTCTTCCTTCAAAGCATTTCGGACTGGGCATGA
- a CDS encoding MmgE/PrpD family protein → MVTILRTIAQQLLSRTTFSTLAIERASDAVVDTIGCMIAGSGDESVAALTRAFDGEIAGGGQARLITGGLASPSLAALINATAAHALDFDDNFHPARAHASAVLVPALLAVLTSGRGTSGRRFLEAYLAGLEAQAAVGFGVNPSHYNRGWHATATVGSIGAAAGVARLLGADENGLVAAMSLATSFACGPKGQFGTAAKPLHAGIAARNAVDAARMALAGLSGRPDILERPQGFLDLFGGDDARGWEGLTFEQEHIIESRGVVTKRHPCCASTHRAIDALLDLKQEHRLLADDIAGIETKVGISAARNLAYPDPADEMQARFSMQYCLATAFLKGCLSLSDFTRQQIGRPEIREFMPRIDMQSYSADEEKGVERLPHVVTVMMRDGRILKKSRLHAKGSREAPMSVDERQVKFMDCLRWGNRSVSDASFRQLRKLAEFENLSGDGSFWSLITDRQSP, encoded by the coding sequence ATGGTCACCATTCTCCGGACGATCGCGCAACAGCTCCTGTCGCGAACGACGTTCTCAACCCTCGCCATCGAACGGGCAAGCGATGCCGTGGTCGACACCATCGGCTGCATGATTGCAGGCAGCGGCGATGAAAGCGTCGCCGCGCTCACCCGCGCTTTCGACGGGGAAATCGCCGGCGGCGGCCAAGCGCGGCTCATCACCGGCGGCTTGGCCTCGCCCTCGCTTGCCGCACTCATCAACGCGACGGCGGCGCATGCGCTCGATTTCGATGACAATTTCCATCCGGCGAGGGCGCATGCCTCCGCGGTGCTGGTGCCGGCGCTGCTGGCGGTTCTGACGAGCGGCAGGGGCACAAGCGGAAGACGATTTCTCGAGGCCTACCTGGCTGGGCTGGAAGCGCAGGCGGCGGTCGGCTTCGGCGTCAATCCCTCTCACTACAACAGGGGCTGGCACGCAACGGCGACGGTCGGCAGCATCGGGGCCGCGGCTGGCGTGGCCCGGCTTCTCGGTGCCGACGAAAACGGCTTAGTCGCGGCGATGAGCCTTGCGACGAGCTTCGCCTGCGGCCCGAAGGGGCAATTCGGTACGGCCGCCAAACCGCTTCATGCCGGCATTGCAGCGCGTAATGCCGTGGATGCGGCGCGCATGGCGCTTGCGGGTCTGAGCGGCCGGCCGGATATCCTCGAACGGCCGCAAGGCTTCCTCGACCTTTTCGGGGGCGATGATGCCAGGGGCTGGGAGGGCCTGACATTCGAGCAGGAGCATATCATCGAAAGCCGGGGCGTGGTGACCAAGCGCCATCCCTGCTGCGCTTCAACCCATCGCGCCATCGACGCGCTTCTGGATCTGAAGCAGGAGCATCGGCTTTTGGCGGATGATATTGCCGGGATCGAGACGAAAGTCGGCATATCCGCTGCCCGCAACCTCGCTTATCCCGACCCCGCCGATGAGATGCAGGCACGTTTCTCGATGCAATATTGCCTGGCGACGGCTTTCCTCAAAGGCTGCCTTAGCCTTTCGGACTTTACACGGCAGCAGATCGGGCGCCCGGAAATCCGGGAATTCATGCCGCGCATCGACATGCAGTCCTATTCGGCCGATGAGGAAAAAGGCGTGGAGCGCCTCCCGCATGTCGTCACGGTCATGATGCGCGACGGGCGCATTTTGAAAAAGTCCCGCCTGCATGCGAAGGGATCGCGCGAAGCGCCGATGAGCGTTGACGAACGTCAAGTCAAATTCATGGACTGCTTGCGCTGGGGAAATCGGAGCGTGTCCGACGCCTCTTTCCGCCAGCTTCGCAAGCTTGCCGAATTTGAAAACCTGTCCGGCGACGGTTCTTTCTGGAGCCTGATCACCGACCGTCAGTCGCCTTGA
- the yghX gene encoding YghX family hydrolase produces the protein MTRMTAKDFPQELLELYDYYAHGKITKREFLDRAGKFAVGGLTAAAILSSLSPDYALATQVEATDPDISAEYITYPSPKGNGDVRAYLVRPKNATGKVAAVVVVHENRGLNPYIEDVARRVAKAGFIALAPDGLTSVGGYPGNDEKGRELQQKVDPEKLMNDFFAAVEFLMKSDLTTGKVGITGFCYGGGVANAAAVAYPELAAAVPFYGRQPRAEDVPKIKAPLLLHYAGLDKGINEGWPAYEAALKSSQKTYEAYVYPDVNHGFHNDTTPRYDEAAAKLAWQRTVDWFKKYLA, from the coding sequence ATGACCCGCATGACAGCCAAGGATTTCCCGCAGGAACTTCTCGAACTCTATGATTACTACGCGCACGGGAAGATCACCAAGCGCGAGTTTCTCGACCGGGCCGGCAAATTCGCCGTCGGCGGGCTGACGGCAGCCGCCATTCTCTCGTCGCTGAGCCCCGATTATGCGCTGGCGACCCAGGTCGAGGCCACCGATCCCGATATATCAGCCGAATACATCACCTATCCCTCGCCGAAAGGAAATGGCGATGTCCGCGCCTATCTCGTCCGCCCGAAAAACGCCACCGGCAAAGTCGCCGCCGTGGTGGTCGTGCACGAAAACAGGGGCCTCAACCCCTATATCGAGGATGTGGCGCGGCGCGTGGCGAAGGCCGGTTTCATCGCGCTGGCCCCGGATGGCCTGACATCGGTCGGAGGCTACCCCGGCAATGACGAAAAGGGACGGGAGCTGCAGCAGAAGGTCGACCCGGAAAAGCTGATGAACGACTTCTTCGCGGCCGTGGAATTTCTGATGAAGAGCGATCTCACCACCGGCAAGGTCGGGATTACCGGCTTCTGCTATGGCGGCGGTGTCGCCAATGCCGCGGCGGTCGCCTATCCCGAACTGGCCGCCGCCGTGCCTTTCTACGGCAGGCAGCCGCGCGCCGAGGACGTGCCGAAGATCAAGGCGCCCCTGCTTCTGCATTATGCCGGGCTGGACAAGGGCATCAACGAAGGCTGGCCGGCCTATGAGGCCGCGCTGAAATCATCTCAAAAAACCTACGAGGCCTATGTCTACCCCGACGTCAATCACGGCTTCCACAATGATACCACGCCGCGCTACGACGAAGCGGCCGCCAAGCTCGCCTGGCAGCGCACGGTCGACTGGTTTAAGAAATACCTCGCCTGA